From a single Pelobacter seleniigenes DSM 18267 genomic region:
- a CDS encoding CcdB family protein, translating to MAKFDIYGSPSSSVPYLMDLQDEIIDILSTRVVAPLVAVEEVSKRMKILNPVIRIEGVDYILMTHLLAAIPASTLKNKINSAVLQRDEIIASLDFLFTGV from the coding sequence ATGGCGAAATTTGACATTTACGGCTCACCATCTAGCAGTGTTCCATACTTGATGGATCTTCAGGATGAAATTATAGACATACTTTCTACGAGAGTCGTTGCGCCGTTGGTTGCCGTTGAAGAAGTTTCGAAAAGAATGAAAATTCTCAATCCTGTAATTCGTATTGAAGGAGTTGACTATATCCTCATGACGCACTTGCTGGCGGCTATTCCGGCATCGACTTTGAAAAATAAAATCAACTCAGCAGTTTTGCAACGCGACGAAATAATAGCTTCACTCGATTTTCTGTTTACCGGAGTTTGA
- a CDS encoding type II toxin-antitoxin system CcdA family antitoxin yields MGNTARKQSANLSIRSDLLQRAKQNKINLSKTLEQSLEQILGNRDREEWLKTNQEAIEAANKYVDRKGIWSEGLRQF; encoded by the coding sequence ATGGGGAACACAGCCCGCAAACAATCGGCAAATCTCAGCATTAGAAGCGATCTTCTACAACGGGCCAAACAAAACAAAATCAATCTGTCAAAAACCCTGGAACAAAGTTTGGAACAGATACTAGGAAACCGTGATCGGGAAGAGTGGCTGAAAACCAATCAAGAAGCGATTGAGGCGGCCAATAAATATGTGGATCGCAAGGGCATTTGGAGCGAGGGACTAAGGCAATTCTGA
- a CDS encoding MbcA/ParS/Xre antitoxin family protein, with protein sequence MNTETAKQIEASFLEFFEKTQRALEIKTEDDYQFALDLLEYVMNKAEDREGEPRLHLINLLFDTIEEYESNLESTQLFDKEIEAMDPHASMLRVLIDQYDLDIKPGAAGGILKHIQGKSSMTDEESLLNGIQKSSETGSWPSLILSLRKNWINSISPGAIEKVKSIFEDEDSAVKWLTEENRALGRIPIELISEGREQEVLDVLGRIEWGVFS encoded by the coding sequence ATGAACACAGAAACAGCCAAACAAATAGAAGCTTCCTTCTTGGAATTTTTCGAGAAAACCCAGCGGGCCCTTGAAATCAAAACGGAGGATGATTATCAGTTTGCACTGGATCTCCTGGAATACGTTATGAATAAGGCCGAGGATCGGGAAGGGGAACCGCGACTTCACTTAATCAACCTGCTTTTTGATACAATCGAAGAATATGAGAGCAACCTTGAAAGTACTCAGCTTTTTGATAAAGAGATTGAAGCAATGGATCCGCATGCATCGATGCTGAGGGTACTGATTGACCAGTACGATCTCGATATAAAGCCGGGGGCTGCCGGGGGCATCCTAAAGCACATTCAGGGGAAATCCTCAATGACCGACGAAGAATCGTTATTAAATGGAATTCAGAAATCCTCTGAAACCGGTTCTTGGCCATCGTTAATTCTCTCTTTGAGAAAAAACTGGATAAACTCCATATCTCCAGGCGCAATAGAAAAGGTCAAATCCATTTTCGAAGATGAGGACTCAGCCGTGAAATGGCTGACTGAAGAAAATAGAGCGCTGGGCCGAATCCCAATCGAACTTATTTCAGAAGGACGCGAACAGGAGGTCTTGGATGTTTTGGGAAGAATTGAGTGGGGCGTGTTCTCTTGA
- a CDS encoding antitoxin Phd family protein produces the protein MKLSSQNTPISYLKAAIGKNERNQAKQGAPLVIAQNGEAKVVLQTMESCEQTQGNMVLMKILALGMRQIKEGKYQPAGDVVMKLRARSTNI, from the coding sequence ATGAAGCTATCCAGTCAAAATACACCAATCAGTTATCTGAAGGCGGCTATTGGAAAAAATGAACGTAACCAGGCCAAGCAAGGAGCCCCCCTAGTTATCGCCCAGAATGGAGAAGCTAAGGTCGTATTGCAAACTATGGAAAGTTGTGAGCAAACACAGGGGAATATGGTTCTTATGAAAATTCTTGCTCTTGGTATGCGACAAATTAAGGAAGGTAAATATCAACCTGCTGGAGATGTTGTTATGAAGCTCCGTGCCCGGAGCACAAATATCTGA
- the hsdR gene encoding EcoAI/FtnUII family type I restriction enzme subunit R — MKRSLSERDICTRYITPAVKSAGWDLHFQIREEVCFTAGRIIVRGKLHSRGKAKRADYVLYHMPNQPIAVIEAKDNNHSIGHGMQQALDYAEALDVPFAFSSNGDGFLFHDRTGQSTPVEQQLTLKNFPSPSDLWQRYKQWKGFDISTEGIVEQPYYSDGSGREPRYYQRVAINRTVEAIAKGQNRLLLVMATGTGKTYTAFQIIWRLWKSRTKKRILFLADRNILVDQTKTNDFKPFGQTMTKIEKRQANKAYEIYLSLYQAVTGNEEEKNIYKQFSPDFFDLVVIDECHRGSAAEDSAWREILDYFSSATHIGLTATPKETKDVSNITYFGEPVYTYSLRQGIDDGFLAPYKVVRIDLDKDLQGWRPEKGQTDKNGNLIEDRIYNLRDMDRNLVMELRTRLVAKKVTEFLKASNRFDKTIVFCEDIDHADRMRQELVNQNADLAAENNKYVMKITGDDNLGKMELDNFIDPESRYPVIATTSRLMNTGVDAQTCKLIVLDQTINSMTIFKQVIGRGTRINEDFDKYYFTIIDFKKATELFADPDFDGDPVVIYEPGPDDPPLPPDGPEGDEPPVPLEPPVPPGGEDDPEPRVKYVVGDVPFFVVAERVQYYGPDGKLITESLKDYTRKTVQKEFATLDDFLRRWTSVDKKQALVDELAEQGVLWEALAEDVGKDFGPFDLICHVAFDQPALTRRERAENVRKRNYFTKYGDQARQVLEALLDKYADEGVENIEDPRVLRINPFDQFGTPIEIVNQIFGGRKKYEEALREMEEQLYSREG, encoded by the coding sequence ATGAAAAGGTCTTTGTCCGAACGCGACATCTGCACTAGGTACATTACACCCGCAGTTAAATCAGCTGGATGGGATCTTCATTTCCAGATTCGCGAAGAAGTCTGCTTCACGGCCGGCCGAATCATCGTCCGCGGCAAGCTCCATTCTCGCGGCAAGGCCAAGCGCGCAGATTACGTCCTTTATCACATGCCCAACCAGCCCATTGCCGTTATCGAGGCGAAAGACAATAACCACAGCATCGGCCATGGCATGCAACAGGCGCTTGATTATGCCGAAGCGCTCGATGTACCGTTTGCGTTCAGCTCCAATGGCGACGGCTTTCTCTTCCATGACCGGACAGGTCAGTCGACCCCGGTCGAGCAGCAACTGACCCTCAAAAACTTTCCCTCACCTAGTGATCTGTGGCAGCGCTACAAGCAGTGGAAGGGGTTCGATATCTCGACCGAGGGAATTGTCGAGCAGCCTTATTACTCCGACGGCAGCGGCCGGGAGCCGAGATACTACCAGCGAGTCGCGATTAACCGTACCGTGGAGGCTATCGCCAAGGGGCAGAATCGCCTTCTGCTTGTCATGGCCACCGGCACCGGCAAGACCTACACCGCCTTCCAGATCATCTGGCGCCTATGGAAGTCTCGCACCAAGAAGCGCATCCTCTTCCTGGCCGATCGTAACATCCTGGTTGACCAGACCAAGACCAACGACTTCAAGCCGTTCGGCCAGACGATGACCAAGATCGAAAAACGCCAGGCGAACAAAGCCTATGAGATCTACCTCTCCCTCTATCAGGCAGTCACCGGTAATGAAGAGGAGAAGAACATCTACAAGCAGTTCTCGCCCGACTTCTTCGACCTGGTGGTGATCGACGAATGTCATCGCGGCAGCGCCGCCGAGGATTCGGCCTGGCGGGAGATTCTCGATTACTTTTCCAGCGCCACCCACATCGGCCTGACCGCCACGCCCAAGGAAACCAAGGACGTCTCCAATATCACCTACTTTGGCGAGCCGGTTTACACCTACTCGCTGCGGCAGGGGATCGACGACGGATTTCTCGCGCCTTACAAGGTTGTGCGTATCGATCTCGACAAGGATTTGCAGGGCTGGCGGCCCGAGAAGGGCCAGACCGACAAGAACGGCAACCTGATCGAGGACCGCATCTATAACCTCAGGGATATGGACCGCAACCTGGTGATGGAGCTGCGCACCCGGTTGGTCGCGAAAAAGGTCACCGAGTTTCTCAAGGCGAGCAACCGCTTCGACAAGACCATCGTCTTCTGCGAAGACATCGACCACGCCGATAGGATGCGGCAGGAGTTAGTCAACCAGAACGCCGACCTCGCCGCCGAAAACAACAAGTACGTCATGAAGATCACCGGCGACGATAATCTCGGCAAGATGGAGTTGGACAACTTCATCGATCCCGAAAGCCGCTACCCGGTTATCGCGACCACCTCGCGGCTGATGAACACCGGCGTCGATGCCCAGACCTGCAAGCTGATCGTCCTCGACCAGACCATCAATTCGATGACGATCTTCAAGCAGGTTATCGGACGCGGTACGCGCATCAATGAGGACTTCGACAAGTATTACTTCACCATCATTGACTTCAAGAAGGCAACAGAGCTGTTCGCCGATCCCGATTTCGATGGCGATCCCGTTGTCATTTATGAACCGGGTCCCGACGATCCTCCTTTGCCGCCGGATGGCCCCGAAGGCGATGAGCCACCGGTGCCTCTCGAGCCTCCTGTTCCGCCGGGAGGAGAGGACGATCCTGAACCTCGCGTCAAATACGTGGTCGGTGATGTGCCATTCTTCGTTGTTGCCGAGCGGGTTCAATACTACGGACCAGACGGCAAGCTGATTACTGAATCGTTGAAGGATTACACCCGCAAAACCGTTCAGAAAGAATTCGCTACGCTGGATGACTTTTTACGTCGCTGGACCAGTGTAGATAAAAAGCAGGCTCTGGTAGACGAACTGGCTGAACAGGGTGTGCTCTGGGAGGCATTGGCCGAGGATGTCGGCAAGGACTTCGGCCCCTTCGACCTGATCTGCCACGTTGCCTTCGATCAGCCCGCTTTGACGCGTCGAGAGCGTGCGGAGAACGTGCGCAAGCGCAACTATTTCACGAAGTACGGCGATCAGGCGCGGCAGGTTCTGGAAGCATTGCTGGACAAATATGCTGACGAGGGGGTTGAGAATATCGAAGACCCAAGAGTCCTGAGGATTAATCCTTTTGACCAGTTCGGCACGCCGATAGAGATCGTCAACCAGATATTCGGCGGTCGCAAAAAGTACGAAGAAGCTCTGCGGGAGATGGAAGAGCAGTTGTACTCAAGGGAGGGGTAG
- a CDS encoding tetratricopeptide repeat protein, translating into MPLEKFKELYALAEKGDSSAQYNLGVLFAKSDDGASRSRTAKQAIDWWKKAAAQGHSLAKYNLGHCYSSGDLVATNGKEAVRWFKLAAEDAMPQAQFALGLLYQQGRLVERDMEQALHWYLEASRQGFPQAIFNLADIYSQKGEYYDLAKAFKFFYIALAFGDENAAPRLKALGLEMTEEQIRQAQQEAQAVLASAKRDS; encoded by the coding sequence ATGCCACTGGAAAAATTCAAGGAACTCTATGCTCTCGCGGAGAAGGGTGATTCCTCAGCGCAATACAATTTAGGGGTCTTGTTTGCCAAGTCAGACGATGGCGCCAGTAGATCGAGGACAGCAAAGCAGGCGATTGATTGGTGGAAGAAGGCCGCTGCCCAGGGACATTCGCTGGCGAAATACAATCTGGGCCATTGTTACTCCTCCGGTGATCTGGTCGCTACAAACGGGAAAGAGGCCGTGAGGTGGTTTAAGTTGGCTGCTGAGGACGCAATGCCTCAGGCGCAATTTGCGCTCGGACTCCTTTATCAGCAGGGGCGACTCGTAGAACGCGACATGGAGCAAGCTCTGCACTGGTATCTGGAAGCGTCCAGGCAAGGCTTTCCTCAAGCCATCTTCAACCTTGCGGATATCTACTCTCAAAAGGGCGAGTATTACGATCTGGCGAAGGCTTTCAAGTTCTTTTATATCGCCCTGGCGTTTGGTGACGAAAATGCCGCTCCGCGTTTGAAGGCACTGGGCCTGGAGATGACAGAAGAGCAGATCCGGCAGGCGCAACAGGAAGCGCAAGCTGTTCTGGCATCGGCGAAGCGAGATTCCTGA
- a CDS encoding type I restriction-modification system subunit M, translated as MSVSTTIKSIQDIMRKDAGVDGDAQRIGQLVWMFFLKIFDDQEQELELLSDDYTSPIPEKLRWRNWAADAEGITGDELLDFINNELFKTLKEMELNAGTNGRGLVVRSVFEDAYNYMKNGTLIRQVVNKINEIDFNRSSDRHTFGDIYEQILKDLQSAGNAGEFYTPRAVTQFMVDMVDPKLGEKLLDPACGTGGFLSCSIEHVRDRYVKTAEDEQLLQKSVFGVEKKALPHLLCTTNMLLHGVEVPSNIRHDNTLSRPLRDYGPKDRVEVVVTNPPFGGTEEDGIEANFPASFRTRETADLFLVLIMHLLKDGGRAAIVLPDGTLFGEGVKTRIKEKLLDECNLHTVVRLPNGVFNPYTGIKTNLLFFTKGEPTKEVWYYEHPYPEGYKSYSKTKPMRIEEFASEKAWWENRVESEQAWKVSVEQIKANGYNLDIKNPNTVEDDHGDPEELLAEYKTLLASVAETREKLKQELMDALERDADTSKESA; from the coding sequence ATGTCAGTATCCACCACCATCAAATCCATCCAGGACATCATGCGCAAGGACGCCGGGGTCGACGGCGACGCGCAGCGCATCGGGCAACTTGTCTGGATGTTCTTCCTGAAAATCTTCGACGATCAGGAGCAGGAACTGGAACTCCTCTCCGACGACTACACCTCGCCGATTCCTGAAAAGTTGCGCTGGCGCAACTGGGCGGCTGACGCCGAGGGGATTACCGGCGACGAGCTGCTTGACTTCATCAATAACGAGTTGTTCAAGACTCTCAAAGAGATGGAGTTGAACGCCGGAACCAACGGGCGCGGTTTGGTGGTGCGCTCGGTGTTCGAGGATGCCTACAACTACATGAAAAACGGCACCCTCATCCGCCAGGTGGTCAACAAGATCAACGAGATCGACTTCAACCGCTCCTCCGACCGTCACACCTTCGGCGACATCTACGAGCAGATCCTCAAGGACTTGCAGAGCGCGGGCAACGCCGGGGAGTTCTACACCCCACGTGCCGTCACCCAGTTCATGGTCGATATGGTCGATCCCAAGCTCGGCGAGAAGCTCCTCGACCCGGCCTGCGGCACCGGCGGCTTTCTCTCCTGTTCCATCGAGCATGTGCGCGACCGCTACGTGAAGACCGCCGAGGACGAGCAGTTGTTGCAGAAGTCGGTCTTCGGCGTCGAGAAGAAGGCGCTGCCGCATCTGCTCTGCACCACCAACATGCTGCTGCACGGAGTTGAGGTGCCGTCCAACATCCGCCACGACAACACCCTGTCGCGCCCCTTGCGCGATTACGGCCCCAAGGACCGGGTCGAGGTGGTGGTCACCAACCCGCCGTTCGGCGGCACCGAGGAGGACGGCATCGAGGCCAACTTCCCGGCCAGCTTCCGCACCCGCGAGACCGCCGACCTGTTCCTGGTGCTGATCATGCATCTTCTCAAGGACGGCGGCCGCGCCGCCATCGTCCTGCCCGACGGCACCCTGTTCGGCGAGGGCGTCAAGACCCGCATCAAGGAGAAGCTGCTCGACGAGTGCAACCTACACACCGTGGTGCGCCTCCCCAACGGCGTCTTCAACCCCTACACCGGCATCAAGACCAACCTGCTGTTCTTCACCAAGGGGGAGCCGACCAAGGAGGTCTGGTACTACGAGCACCCCTATCCCGAAGGATACAAGAGCTACTCCAAGACCAAACCGATGCGCATCGAGGAGTTCGCGTCCGAGAAGGCCTGGTGGGAGAACCGAGTTGAAAGCGAGCAGGCGTGGAAAGTTTCGGTCGAGCAGATCAAGGCCAACGGCTACAACCTAGACATCAAGAACCCCAACACCGTCGAGGATGACCACGGCGATCCCGAGGAGCTGCTGGCCGAGTACAAGACGCTGCTTGCCAGCGTTGCCGAGACGCGGGAGAAGCTGAAGCAGGAATTGATGGATGCCCTGGAGCGAGATGCCGATACCTCGAAGGAGTCGGCATGA
- a CDS encoding restriction endonuclease subunit S: protein MTVETFFANFRHLANAPNGVQKLRELILQLAVQGKLVPQDPNAEPASVLLERIKTEKERLVKVGRIKKSKPNKPISSEDEPFGLPSNWAWDSLGNISNLIHYGYTASADHCLKDVRLLRITDIQNNKVNWDSVPGCQIDPKFVAAYELNDGDLLIARTGGTIGKTYLVENVDVCSVFASYLIRVVPNQYSSPRYLKVFAESPLYWEQLVAMSMGTGQPNVNGTSLGQLKLPLPPLEEQKRIVAKVDQLMALCDELEARQQKQQQGRVRLNNAALDALLTAREPDEFADHWQRISTNFDLLYDHPETITKLRAAILQLAVQGKLVPQVPNDEPALVLLERIKARKDQLAKEKVIKKEKPLPQITPDVFLHSVPSSWGWAHFQDVTLLVTDGEHSTPPRVPSGVPMATAKNIRDGHIDLRATDFVSEETAEKCWKRCHPRHDDILMVCVGATTGRLSVIKEPKNFVLVRSVALIRPFTPDVLPEYLAIVLRSPVGQRQIWGNVKQSAQPCLYIGKIKEIEVPVPPKQEQKRIVAKVEQLMDLCDELEVKLNQAQKHSAKLMEATVRQLLVV, encoded by the coding sequence ATGACGGTTGAGACGTTCTTCGCCAATTTCAGGCACCTGGCAAATGCGCCCAACGGTGTGCAGAAGCTGCGGGAATTAATTCTTCAGCTTGCTGTGCAGGGGAAGCTGGTGCCACAGGACCCCAATGCCGAGCCTGCTTCGGTTTTGCTGGAAAGGATTAAGACTGAGAAGGAGAGGTTGGTTAAGGTAGGGAGGATCAAAAAGAGCAAGCCGAATAAACCTATCAGTTCCGAGGATGAACCGTTTGGATTGCCGTCAAATTGGGCATGGGATTCTTTGGGGAATATTTCAAACCTCATCCACTACGGTTATACAGCATCTGCCGATCACTGCCTCAAGGACGTGAGGTTGCTGCGCATTACCGACATCCAAAACAATAAGGTGAATTGGGACTCGGTGCCAGGGTGTCAGATTGACCCGAAGTTTGTTGCCGCCTACGAACTTAACGATGGTGATTTGTTGATTGCTCGAACTGGTGGAACTATCGGTAAGACCTATTTGGTTGAAAACGTAGATGTCTGCTCGGTTTTCGCTTCATATCTGATTCGGGTTGTTCCGAACCAATATTCCTCTCCGAGATATTTGAAGGTCTTTGCGGAATCTCCTCTTTACTGGGAGCAATTGGTTGCAATGAGTATGGGGACTGGGCAACCAAATGTTAACGGGACCTCCTTGGGGCAACTCAAGTTGCCTCTTCCCCCCCTCGAAGAACAAAAACGCATCGTCGCCAAGGTCGACCAACTCATGGCCCTGTGCGACGAACTCGAAGCCCGCCAGCAAAAGCAGCAGCAGGGGCGGGTGCGCCTCAACAACGCCGCCCTCGACGCACTGCTCACCGCCCGCGAACCCGACGAATTCGCCGACCACTGGCAGCGTATCAGTACCAACTTCGACCTGCTCTACGACCACCCCGAAACCATCACCAAACTCCGCGCCGCCATCCTCCAACTCGCCGTCCAGGGTAAGCTCGTCCCCCAAGTTCCCAACGACGAGCCTGCTTTGGTTTTGCTGGAGAGGATAAAGGCCAGAAAAGACCAGTTAGCAAAGGAAAAGGTAATCAAAAAGGAAAAGCCTCTTCCCCAAATTACCCCTGATGTTTTTTTGCATTCCGTGCCAAGCAGTTGGGGCTGGGCACATTTCCAAGATGTGACTTTACTTGTCACTGATGGAGAACATTCTACCCCCCCAAGAGTTCCTTCGGGGGTGCCAATGGCTACGGCGAAAAACATCCGCGATGGCCATATAGATCTCCGCGCTACAGATTTTGTTTCAGAAGAAACAGCAGAAAAATGTTGGAAGCGTTGCCATCCAAGGCATGATGACATTTTGATGGTGTGCGTTGGTGCCACTACTGGCCGTTTGAGTGTAATCAAAGAGCCTAAAAATTTCGTATTGGTGAGGAGCGTGGCTTTAATTCGCCCATTTACTCCTGATGTATTGCCAGAATATCTGGCAATAGTTCTCCGAAGTCCCGTAGGTCAGCGTCAAATCTGGGGCAACGTAAAGCAGTCGGCACAGCCGTGTCTATACATAGGGAAAATCAAAGAGATTGAAGTGCCTGTGCCACCAAAACAGGAACAAAAACGTATCGTCGCCAAGGTCGAGCAACTCATGGACCTGTGCGATGAACTCGAAGTCAAGCTCAATCAGGCCCAGAAGCACAGCGCCAAACTGATGGAAGCTACTGTTCGCCAGCTTTTGGTGGTGTGA
- a CDS encoding ThiF family adenylyltransferase, translated as MEADNLTEGQRLAFDQLQEICSAACGALQIVDVGEPEEKGDPLRLRLSIDTQPYERVEGGFSFRSREPINIAIPSRFPIEHPKAEFVHKRFKGYPHVQWGNSMCLYVAPDVEWSAKDGMFGFVERLNHWLQDAALNKLDPDNAPLHPPAIYSRSDIGFVFELDAPEIAADRNFWLGTAQISQRNKVCFDVVDWGGIPKTLPDDKKYAACLLLNTPLPMEYPDTVLKLICELVNRQIPFDFLFQILKLFALYQKDKEPLYLVLGAPMRRRMAGEAIRQHLAVWRVDPESVAVLKAIVVAGEDEEIEGKKGEFFKWALTAKTDWCSVYDNRKEVTYRRDQDTNASWLLEKRVAILGCGALGSHIAEYVVRAGAAKIRLLDRAAVKPGVLVRQQFEAYQVGFTKESALKVHLSMINPNADVAHLRRDLRKGLPDDFKVNDFDLIIDATASRHVEAALQLQFENEDIWPPMMTCSIDGTASKGIAIMRMQKNQNGPCDLSRLTKEVAFSHVDLTPFVEAFWPAEQTSPIFQPEPGCSEPTFVGSASDVAFFASSFFDFALRVSQNAKEDASYSIFVSKAQRGTLGGSISSKEIPHSKPLVTKEVINGYKVVVSERAKSAIEAEITRNTREGSSKNETGGLLLGEIDDSLSTIYLDVATGAPPDSFKSTSRFECGIEGTAQVCSFHQRKSEGSTRFIGVWHTHPTSLPEPSSIDLNAMLKILHFQENPPRHVVMLIVGKTLTNPIWQFHFFRRNQFVFMESSGNE; from the coding sequence ATGGAGGCTGATAACCTCACCGAGGGGCAGAGATTAGCCTTTGATCAGCTGCAAGAAATTTGCTCGGCTGCATGTGGTGCCCTCCAGATTGTTGATGTTGGAGAACCGGAAGAAAAAGGCGACCCTCTTCGATTACGACTATCAATTGACACTCAACCTTATGAACGTGTCGAAGGAGGTTTTTCTTTCAGAAGCCGTGAACCGATAAATATTGCCATCCCATCACGATTTCCTATTGAGCATCCAAAGGCTGAATTTGTTCATAAAAGATTCAAGGGGTATCCGCATGTTCAGTGGGGTAACTCTATGTGCCTTTATGTCGCTCCTGATGTTGAGTGGTCGGCCAAAGATGGGATGTTTGGTTTTGTAGAACGGCTGAATCATTGGCTACAAGATGCTGCTTTGAATAAGCTTGACCCTGACAATGCCCCCTTACACCCTCCCGCTATTTATTCTCGATCGGATATCGGTTTTGTATTTGAGTTGGATGCTCCGGAGATTGCAGCGGACCGTAATTTTTGGTTGGGGACTGCGCAGATAAGTCAAAGAAATAAAGTTTGTTTTGATGTTGTGGATTGGGGAGGAATACCGAAGACTTTACCGGACGATAAAAAATACGCGGCGTGTCTCCTGCTCAATACTCCGCTTCCAATGGAGTATCCTGACACTGTATTGAAGCTTATCTGCGAACTTGTCAATCGTCAGATCCCCTTCGATTTCCTGTTTCAAATATTAAAATTATTCGCTCTTTATCAAAAAGATAAAGAGCCGCTGTACTTAGTGCTTGGCGCGCCAATGAGACGACGAATGGCGGGAGAGGCAATCCGTCAACATCTGGCGGTGTGGCGTGTCGATCCGGAGTCAGTTGCGGTACTTAAAGCTATTGTTGTGGCGGGCGAAGATGAAGAGATAGAAGGGAAGAAAGGTGAATTTTTCAAATGGGCACTTACAGCTAAAACAGACTGGTGCTCAGTTTATGATAATAGAAAAGAGGTCACCTACAGAAGAGACCAAGATACTAACGCTAGTTGGTTGCTTGAGAAGAGGGTTGCTATCCTTGGATGTGGTGCTTTGGGGTCCCACATCGCCGAGTATGTTGTGCGTGCAGGTGCTGCCAAAATTAGATTGCTAGACCGCGCAGCCGTCAAGCCTGGTGTTTTGGTTCGGCAACAGTTTGAGGCATATCAGGTTGGCTTCACAAAAGAGAGTGCGTTGAAAGTTCACCTTTCGATGATCAATCCTAACGCAGATGTTGCGCATTTGCGAAGGGACTTGAGAAAGGGACTGCCTGATGATTTTAAAGTAAATGATTTTGATCTGATTATTGACGCGACTGCTTCTCGACATGTAGAGGCTGCTTTACAATTACAATTTGAGAATGAAGACATTTGGCCCCCAATGATGACCTGCTCGATTGATGGCACCGCATCTAAGGGGATTGCCATAATGCGGATGCAGAAGAACCAAAATGGACCGTGTGATTTAAGTCGACTGACAAAAGAGGTCGCATTTTCTCATGTTGACCTTACCCCTTTTGTAGAGGCTTTCTGGCCAGCTGAACAAACCTCTCCAATATTCCAGCCCGAACCAGGGTGCTCCGAGCCCACTTTTGTAGGCTCTGCCTCAGATGTCGCTTTCTTTGCATCCTCATTTTTCGATTTCGCTTTGCGCGTTTCGCAAAACGCCAAAGAGGATGCCTCATACTCCATTTTCGTTTCAAAAGCTCAAAGAGGCACGCTAGGGGGTAGCATATCGTCCAAAGAGATTCCTCATTCAAAGCCCCTTGTGACAAAAGAAGTTATCAATGGCTATAAAGTTGTAGTCTCGGAGAGAGCAAAAAGCGCTATTGAGGCAGAGATCACCAGAAACACAAGGGAGGGGAGCAGCAAAAATGAGACCGGTGGATTATTGCTCGGAGAAATAGATGACAGTCTTTCAACCATCTACCTGGATGTTGCCACAGGGGCACCGCCGGACAGTTTTAAGTCAACCTCTCGATTTGAATGCGGGATAGAAGGCACTGCTCAAGTTTGTTCATTTCATCAAAGAAAGAGTGAGGGTTCGACCCGTTTTATAGGGGTTTGGCACACTCATCCGACTAGCCTCCCAGAGCCTAGTTCCATTGATTTGAATGCGATGTTGAAAATACTTCATTTTCAAGAGAATCCTCCAAGGCATGTAGTGATGTTGATTGTTGGTAAGACTCTGACTAATCCAATTTGGCAATTCCACTTTTTTCGGCGTAACCAATTTGTCTTTATGGAGTCATCTGGGAATGAATGA